One window of the Candidatus Jettenia sp. genome contains the following:
- the cysC gene encoding adenylyl-sulfate kinase, with product MTVQKSTNIKWHHGKIAKEDRIKLLKQKGVTIWLTGLSGSGKSTIAVELEHALVENKHLAYILDGDNIRHGLNKNLGFSPEDRSENIRRIGEVAKLFTDANVITITAFISPYRQDRDNARKLLKEGEFIEIYIKCPLEVCEQRDTKGLYKKAREGTVKEFTGISAPYEEPLNPELTIDTSKMSIEESTRAVLNYLEEKGYVSFG from the coding sequence ATGACAGTGCAAAAATCCACCAATATTAAATGGCATCACGGTAAGATTGCAAAAGAGGATAGAATAAAATTATTAAAGCAAAAAGGGGTAACCATATGGCTGACGGGTCTGTCGGGGTCAGGGAAGTCAACCATTGCTGTTGAGCTTGAACATGCCCTTGTTGAGAATAAACATCTGGCATACATACTCGATGGTGATAATATACGTCATGGCTTGAATAAAAATCTTGGTTTCTCGCCTGAAGACCGTTCTGAGAATATTCGCCGCATAGGCGAGGTTGCAAAGCTATTTACCGATGCGAATGTAATAACAATAACAGCGTTTATATCGCCATACAGACAAGATAGGGATAACGCCAGGAAACTGCTTAAAGAGGGAGAATTTATAGAGATCTACATAAAATGCCCTCTTGAAGTTTGTGAGCAGCGTGATACAAAAGGGCTCTATAAAAAAGCACGTGAAGGTACAGTTAAGGAATTTACCGGCATATCAGCGCCCTACGAGGAGCCCTTAAATCCTGAACTAACAATTGATACATCAAAAATGTCAATTGAAGAGTCGACGAGAGCTGTACTAAATTATCTTGAAGAAAAGGGGTATGTAAGTTTTGGTTGA
- the aroB gene encoding 3-dehydroquinate synthase has product MKTIRVNLSANSYNIFIDKGILKGIGDILIKEKQPCKTLLITDKNVGKIYSHIVTESLEQNGFHVKSVTLTPGEDQKSLETAMILYEACFDHKLDRSSLIVALGGGVVGDMSGFVAATFMRGIPFIQVPTSLLAQVDSSIGGKVAVNHPKGKNMIGSFYQPIAVFIDTETLSTLPAIELVTGLVEVIKYGVIKDAELFEYIEKSLYEILQLDQKALLKIIATSCQIKADIVAEDEKEKHVRAILNYGHTIGHAIEALTHYKKYRHGEAVAIGMLYAAKIAVEMGLTGDTVFERQLSLVKRLGLPLSTGLKPKDIIKTLYLDKKAMSGKLRFILPTRIGEVIISDQVTEEILSRVLTSNFV; this is encoded by the coding sequence ATGAAAACCATACGTGTAAATCTATCCGCTAACAGTTATAACATCTTTATAGACAAGGGTATCCTCAAAGGAATTGGAGACATTCTTATCAAAGAGAAACAACCATGCAAAACCCTTCTTATTACTGACAAGAATGTCGGTAAGATTTACAGCCACATCGTAACCGAAAGTCTTGAACAGAATGGTTTCCATGTTAAGTCTGTCACCCTAACACCGGGGGAAGACCAGAAGTCCCTTGAAACAGCAATGATTCTCTATGAGGCGTGTTTTGATCATAAGCTCGACAGAAGTTCTCTTATCGTTGCTTTAGGTGGTGGCGTGGTAGGAGATATGAGCGGTTTCGTTGCTGCGACCTTTATGAGGGGTATCCCGTTCATTCAGGTACCAACTTCACTTCTTGCGCAAGTTGATAGCAGTATTGGGGGGAAGGTGGCGGTAAACCACCCCAAGGGGAAAAACATGATAGGAAGCTTCTATCAGCCAATAGCTGTCTTTATTGATACAGAAACACTTTCAACATTACCGGCTATAGAGCTTGTAACAGGACTTGTGGAAGTTATTAAATATGGGGTTATTAAAGATGCAGAGCTTTTTGAGTATATAGAGAAATCCTTATATGAGATCCTGCAATTAGACCAAAAAGCCCTTCTGAAGATTATTGCCACATCCTGCCAAATTAAGGCAGATATTGTAGCAGAAGATGAAAAAGAAAAACACGTTCGCGCCATATTGAACTATGGACATACCATTGGCCATGCCATTGAAGCGCTTACTCATTATAAAAAATACAGGCATGGTGAAGCAGTCGCTATTGGCATGCTTTACGCCGCCAAGATTGCAGTTGAAATGGGATTGACAGGCGATACCGTATTTGAACGACAGCTTTCCTTAGTTAAAAGGCTGGGATTGCCGCTCTCTACAGGATTAAAACCAAAGGATATCATAAAAACACTGTATCTCGATAAAAAGGCTATGAGCGGAAAACTCCGCTTCATCCTCCCTACGAGAATCGGTGAAGTTATTATATCAGATCAGGTAACCGAAGAAATTTTGTCCCGCGTATTAACGAGTAATTTTGTGTAA
- the dprA gene encoding DNA-processing protein DprA, which translates to MTEFEALLRLNMTKGIGIRTYKTLLERFGSSEAILNASRGELEAVHGIGPKLATAIIETARNIDIEPEINLAKERNVQILPYTSDQYPKHLKAIYDPPLVLYIKGNILETDILALAVVGARRCTYYGLSQAERFSRLLAQKGFCIVSGMARGIDAAAHRGAINSNGRTIAVLGSGLGIMYPRENIELAEHIVQHGALVSEFPMNTPPDFRNFPPRNRLISGLSLGVLVVESSLNSGSLITAQWALEQGKEVFAIPGNIDNVYSRGTHKLIKEGAKLVEDITDIIQELGPVAEFLNRCDESETNDPRSLSLNSQEKKIFSLLSSNPKDIEEIIQITGLPTSVVSSTLMILEIKKLIKQLSGKRFVKA; encoded by the coding sequence TTGACAGAATTTGAAGCCCTCTTGCGGCTGAACATGACCAAGGGAATTGGTATAAGAACATACAAGACCCTTTTAGAACGCTTCGGTTCCTCAGAGGCAATTCTTAACGCTTCCAGAGGAGAACTGGAGGCAGTACATGGCATAGGGCCGAAACTTGCCACTGCCATAATTGAAACGGCCAGAAATATTGATATTGAACCTGAAATTAATTTGGCAAAAGAAAGGAATGTTCAGATCTTACCGTATACCAGCGATCAATATCCGAAACACCTCAAAGCCATCTATGACCCGCCGCTTGTCCTCTACATTAAAGGGAATATTCTCGAAACCGATATCTTAGCTTTGGCTGTTGTAGGCGCACGGCGTTGTACCTATTATGGCTTATCACAGGCAGAGCGTTTTAGCCGATTACTTGCCCAAAAAGGGTTTTGTATTGTAAGCGGTATGGCACGGGGAATCGATGCTGCTGCACATCGAGGCGCTATCAACTCCAACGGACGTACTATTGCCGTACTCGGTTCCGGTTTAGGAATAATGTATCCCCGGGAAAATATTGAATTGGCGGAGCATATCGTTCAACATGGAGCCCTTGTATCCGAATTTCCCATGAATACGCCACCCGATTTTCGTAACTTCCCACCAAGAAACAGATTAATTAGCGGTTTATCACTAGGCGTACTTGTAGTTGAATCATCATTAAACAGCGGCTCTCTGATAACCGCGCAATGGGCGCTTGAGCAGGGAAAAGAGGTCTTTGCCATTCCAGGCAATATTGATAATGTTTACAGCAGAGGCACCCATAAACTGATCAAAGAGGGCGCCAAGCTTGTAGAGGACATTACGGATATTATTCAGGAATTAGGACCCGTTGCAGAATTTCTGAATCGTTGTGATGAATCAGAAACAAACGATCCCCGAAGCCTATCGCTTAACTCCCAGGAAAAGAAGATATTTTCACTCCTGTCTAGCAATCCAAAAGATATTGAAGAAATTATACAAATCACCGGACTCCCTACCTCTGTTGTCTCTAGCACTTTAATGATCCTGGAGATAAAAAAATTGATAAAACAACTCTCAGGCAAAAGGTTCGTTAAGGCTTAG
- a CDS encoding Hsp20/alpha crystallin family protein, whose amino-acid sequence MNLINWDKKNPLSSLTHIQHEMSDLLDFLSSAHQTENYISAEFPQIIVSINDENIIVRAELPGVKTADLNIQVVDEVLTIKGERKPATETQKINYLRRERDYGTFARSIMLPERVDIEKVAASYKNGVLTVKLPKSAEAKPKQIEIKRV is encoded by the coding sequence GTGAATTTAATAAATTGGGACAAAAAGAATCCTTTAAGTAGCCTTACTCATATACAACATGAGATGAGCGATTTATTGGACTTTTTAAGTTCTGCGCATCAAACAGAAAATTATATAAGCGCGGAATTTCCACAAATTATTGTATCTATAAATGATGAGAATATTATTGTCCGTGCAGAACTCCCCGGAGTGAAAACCGCCGATTTAAATATTCAGGTAGTAGATGAGGTATTAACTATTAAGGGAGAACGAAAACCAGCTACGGAAACTCAAAAGATCAACTATCTGCGGAGAGAGAGGGATTATGGAACATTTGCCCGCTCTATTATGCTGCCCGAAAGGGTCGATATAGAAAAAGTTGCTGCCTCTTATAAGAACGGTGTTTTAACGGTAAAACTTCCTAAATCTGCCGAAGCAAAGCCAAAACAGATCGAGATTAAAAGAGTTTAG
- a CDS encoding Hsp20/alpha crystallin family protein, translating into MEKKEYPVVEKKKISPDKCVVTGKGSWYFPLADIYETADNFTVLIDMPGVGPENITVDMRDNELIVNGTVSQEAYANEKVIYNEYNIGHYHRHFVISDAINRDKIEAKMSDGVLSLVLPKAEHVKPRKIEVKAE; encoded by the coding sequence ATGGAAAAGAAAGAATATCCAGTCGTTGAAAAAAAGAAAATTTCACCCGATAAGTGTGTTGTGACTGGAAAGGGGAGCTGGTATTTTCCTTTAGCGGATATTTATGAAACCGCTGATAATTTTACGGTATTGATAGATATGCCAGGGGTAGGCCCTGAGAATATAACTGTTGATATGCGTGACAATGAATTAATCGTCAATGGCACTGTTTCCCAGGAGGCATATGCCAACGAGAAGGTAATTTATAATGAATATAATATCGGGCATTATCATCGTCACTTTGTTATTTCAGATGCAATTAACAGGGATAAGATTGAGGCAAAGATGTCCGATGGTGTTTTATCCCTTGTCCTGCCTAAAGCAGAACATGTAAAACCAAGAAAGATCGAAGTTAAGGCAGAATAA
- a CDS encoding 4Fe-4S binding protein — protein MIIVVDKIDCVGCEECLQVCSATAIAMSREKAEIIQQKCNLCERCILICPVKAIKTVSTHYSR, from the coding sequence ATGATAATTGTGGTAGATAAAATAGATTGCGTTGGCTGTGAGGAGTGCCTGCAGGTATGCTCTGCGACAGCTATCGCAATGAGCAGAGAAAAGGCAGAAATCATCCAACAGAAGTGCAACCTGTGCGAACGGTGCATTCTTATTTGTCCTGTAAAAGCTATTAAGACTGTATCTACGCACTACTCCAGATAA
- a CDS encoding class II SORL domain-containing protein, with amino-acid sequence MAETGFFCQVNDPTSGPADKAKTHAPVITVQGDIKAGQHFTVSIKVGEVSHPMENGHFIQFVDLYSGDIYLSRIDFTAELNKPEVSFSIVLHHEGKRKLRAFSRCNLHGIWEGTKEVNVTK; translated from the coding sequence ATGGCAGAGACAGGTTTCTTTTGTCAGGTTAACGATCCAACTTCCGGCCCGGCAGATAAGGCAAAAACACATGCACCCGTAATCACTGTTCAAGGAGATATAAAGGCCGGACAACATTTTACCGTGAGTATAAAAGTGGGAGAAGTTTCTCACCCCATGGAAAACGGCCACTTTATTCAGTTTGTCGATCTTTATAGTGGGGATATTTATTTATCACGGATTGATTTCACTGCAGAATTAAACAAACCGGAGGTCTCATTCAGCATTGTTCTTCATCACGAAGGAAAAAGAAAACTTCGCGCATTTAGCCGTTGTAACCTTCATGGCATCTGGGAAGGTACAAAGGAGGTGAATGTTACGAAATAA
- a CDS encoding c-type cytochrome produces MDKKGAFVAVSYAIILGSVAYFSGNSISTAADINAKELYMIHCKTCHGEDGKPTDLGLGLEARDFTSPEWQAQISDEKIIKQINDGTPEKMFPFKEKLSQEEIKALVPIVRSFGKK; encoded by the coding sequence ATGGATAAAAAAGGAGCTTTTGTAGCAGTATCGTATGCAATTATTCTTGGCTCAGTTGCTTATTTTTCAGGAAACTCTATTTCAACAGCAGCTGATATCAATGCGAAAGAACTCTATATGATACATTGTAAAACCTGTCATGGCGAAGATGGCAAACCGACAGATCTCGGATTAGGCCTGGAAGCACGTGATTTTACAAGCCCTGAATGGCAAGCACAAATAAGTGATGAAAAGATTATCAAGCAAATTAACGATGGTACACCTGAAAAAATGTTTCCCTTTAAAGAAAAATTAAGTCAGGAAGAAATTAAGGCATTGGTACCCATTGTTCGGAGTTTTGGAAAAAAGTAA
- a CDS encoding cytochrome c, which produces MNAKDLFEYHCVTCHGSDGKGTKRGQALKAPNLSDANWQASRKDEDILNSIINGKNKMPRWSDKLKEEEIQSLARYVRKLAPQKRP; this is translated from the coding sequence ATGAATGCAAAGGATTTATTTGAATATCACTGCGTTACTTGTCATGGCAGTGATGGTAAAGGAACGAAAAGGGGACAAGCGTTGAAAGCTCCCAATCTTTCTGATGCCAATTGGCAAGCTTCAAGAAAAGATGAAGATATATTGAATTCCATTATCAACGGTAAGAACAAGATGCCTCGATGGAGTGATAAATTGAAGGAAGAAGAAATACAGTCCTTGGCCAGGTATGTCAGGAAGCTAGCCCCCCAGAAAAGGCCATGA
- a CDS encoding 6-phosphofructokinase, translated as MKKIGILTGGGDCPGLNAVIRAVAKSASLKYNYEVIGIEDGFDGLVLPNKTRVLTSREVRGILPIGGTILGTSNRANPFEYRITNNIKVEVRDVSKEIIKNIEFLGLEALVVIGGDGSLKIAYELFKMGCPIVGVPKTIDNDILATDVTFGFNTAVQTATDALDRLHTTAESHHRVMVVEVMGRYVGWIALETGVGGGADVILIPEIPFDIVKVCKKINDRKKSGSKSSIVVVSEGAKPIGGELSIMGSAEKGGSAERLGGIANKVGAEIAKCTEMEVRATVLGHLQRGGTPNAFDRILSTRFGVAVVDLIANKQLGEMVCLKGQKIESVSLSEVIKGQKKVPIEEGLVKAAESIGINFGR; from the coding sequence ATGAAGAAAATTGGTATATTGACAGGCGGGGGGGATTGTCCGGGATTGAATGCTGTTATTCGCGCTGTAGCTAAATCGGCATCATTGAAATATAACTATGAAGTAATTGGAATTGAAGATGGTTTTGATGGTCTTGTCTTACCTAATAAGACACGGGTTTTAACATCACGGGAGGTTCGCGGCATTCTTCCGATAGGCGGAACAATCCTCGGTACATCGAATAGAGCAAACCCCTTTGAATATAGGATTACAAACAATATCAAGGTTGAAGTAAGAGATGTTTCTAAAGAAATAATCAAAAACATTGAGTTTCTTGGACTGGAGGCCTTAGTTGTTATCGGAGGTGATGGCTCTCTTAAGATTGCTTACGAGTTATTCAAGATGGGCTGTCCCATTGTCGGCGTTCCAAAGACTATCGATAACGATATCCTGGCAACCGATGTTACCTTTGGATTCAATACCGCAGTGCAAACAGCAACTGACGCGCTGGACAGGCTGCATACCACAGCAGAAAGCCATCACCGGGTCATGGTAGTGGAAGTAATGGGGCGTTATGTAGGCTGGATAGCTTTAGAAACAGGGGTTGGAGGTGGCGCAGATGTAATTCTTATTCCTGAAATTCCGTTTGATATCGTAAAGGTGTGCAAAAAAATTAATGACCGTAAAAAGAGCGGCAGTAAATCAAGTATTGTAGTTGTTTCTGAGGGGGCAAAACCAATAGGTGGCGAATTATCCATCATGGGAAGCGCAGAGAAGGGTGGTAGCGCCGAACGTCTGGGTGGAATTGCGAATAAAGTTGGTGCTGAAATTGCGAAATGTACTGAAATGGAGGTACGCGCTACTGTTCTTGGGCATCTGCAAAGGGGCGGTACTCCAAATGCCTTTGATCGTATCCTCTCGACACGCTTCGGCGTAGCAGTTGTTGATCTCATTGCCAACAAACAATTGGGTGAAATGGTTTGCCTGAAAGGGCAAAAGATCGAATCTGTTTCCTTGAGTGAAGTGATCAAAGGTCAGAAAAAAGTACCTATAGAAGAGGGCTTAGTAAAAGCTGCTGAATCGATAGGTATTAATTTTGGACGATGA
- a CDS encoding FAD-dependent oxidoreductase, producing the protein MEYVIIGNGVAGTEAAKNIRKRDSTAEIKIFTNEYFPFYSRIMLPMLLAKEATLEEIYVYKTEWYWKNKIQLYLNCTVKDIDHKNQTITLNDASHFTYNKLLFATGSSSNLPPVEGINTTEGVFTLRTIEDVMTITRRAAGSKTVTLIGGGLLGLEAGNSLSKLGLSVTIVEIFDRLLPRQLDAEGAAILQKQIEERGLKFLLSAKSQSIKDKGRTKILELNNGKTVEGDFIVVSAGIKPNIGLAKTIGISVDKGILVNDRMETNISHIYAAGDVAEHKSRIYGIWPAAQRQGVVAGINMADGNEVYTGTVPSTTLKVAGISLTSMGDILTEDKTVEHIKAKDPGKNIYKKLFIKEGKILGAIFLGDVKNALDIGNLMEKKTDVSNYKEKILDTNFDIKGLLK; encoded by the coding sequence ATGGAATATGTTATTATCGGCAATGGTGTAGCCGGAACAGAAGCAGCAAAAAATATTCGTAAACGAGATTCTACGGCGGAAATAAAGATTTTTACGAATGAATATTTTCCTTTCTACTCAAGAATCATGCTCCCCATGCTCCTCGCTAAGGAAGCTACCCTTGAGGAAATTTATGTATATAAGACTGAATGGTATTGGAAAAACAAAATTCAATTGTATCTTAACTGTACGGTAAAGGATATTGACCACAAAAACCAAACGATAACCCTTAACGATGCATCACATTTCACCTATAACAAACTATTATTCGCTACCGGTAGCAGCAGTAACTTGCCACCCGTTGAAGGAATTAACACTACCGAAGGGGTTTTTACTTTACGAACAATTGAAGATGTAATGACTATTACAAGACGTGCAGCAGGATCAAAAACAGTCACTCTCATCGGCGGGGGTTTGCTTGGTCTTGAAGCAGGAAACAGTCTCAGTAAATTAGGGCTTTCGGTAACTATAGTTGAAATCTTTGATCGGTTACTTCCCAGGCAATTGGATGCCGAGGGTGCTGCAATTTTACAAAAACAAATAGAAGAAAGAGGACTAAAATTCCTCCTCAGTGCCAAGTCTCAATCAATAAAAGACAAAGGCCGTACAAAAATACTGGAATTAAACAATGGAAAAACTGTTGAGGGTGATTTTATCGTAGTCTCTGCCGGTATTAAACCTAATATCGGACTTGCAAAGACTATAGGTATCTCCGTAGATAAGGGAATTCTCGTGAATGATCGCATGGAAACCAATATTTCTCATATATATGCGGCTGGAGACGTAGCAGAGCATAAAAGCAGAATATATGGTATATGGCCGGCAGCACAAAGACAAGGAGTAGTTGCCGGGATCAATATGGCTGATGGTAATGAAGTATATACAGGCACCGTACCATCCACAACCCTGAAGGTAGCTGGCATTAGTCTTACGTCAATGGGTGACATCCTGACAGAAGATAAAACTGTTGAACATATTAAAGCAAAAGACCCTGGCAAGAATATCTACAAAAAGCTCTTTATCAAAGAGGGAAAGATTTTGGGTGCGATTTTCCTCGGTGACGTAAAAAATGCCCTTGATATAGGAAATCTCATGGAAAAAAAGACAGACGTGAGTAATTATAAGGAAAAGATTTTAGATACAAATTTCGATATCAAAGGTTTATTAAAATAG
- a CDS encoding DUF1328 domain-containing protein — MLYWAAVFFIISIIAAFFGFTNIAVASVSIAKILFFIFIVLFIISLVLGLVRRL; from the coding sequence ATGCTTTACTGGGCTGCAGTCTTTTTTATCATATCGATCATTGCTGCATTCTTTGGATTTACCAATATAGCGGTGGCATCTGTTAGTATTGCTAAAATACTTTTCTTTATTTTTATCGTACTTTTTATCATTTCTTTAGTCCTTGGGCTGGTAAGGCGCCTGTAA
- a CDS encoding DUF883 domain-containing protein produces MKKNAEGTLKIEEALELLNRELAGKKDEINQLISKKYLNLKEIITTYASKEMVEKTKQTLEDAVSKGEERAKEMMTEIDKRVHTNPWLAIGIAAASGFLLGYIIEAGKHSKGDDTRDRKD; encoded by the coding sequence ATGAAAAAAAATGCGGAAGGCACATTAAAAATTGAGGAAGCACTTGAACTCCTGAATAGAGAACTAGCAGGAAAAAAAGACGAAATTAATCAATTGATCAGCAAAAAATACTTAAACCTCAAAGAGATTATAACAACCTATGCCAGCAAAGAAATGGTGGAGAAAACAAAACAAACTCTCGAAGATGCTGTAAGTAAAGGAGAAGAAAGAGCAAAAGAAATGATGACAGAAATTGATAAAAGAGTTCATACCAATCCATGGCTGGCTATAGGGATCGCTGCCGCTAGTGGTTTCCTTTTGGGTTATATTATTGAAGCGGGTAAACATTCAAAGGGAGACGACACAAGAGATCGTAAAGACTGA
- a CDS encoding DUF6529 family protein — translation MNLLELRPITNSLLACSLLGIGIIGALFILTLIGRTNPPKHPNFFRWAHRITGYIFFALYLFIATIMFKKLGEFNFLPPKATVHAYIGMSIFAMIIIKICIARFYRKFYSSLPIYGILIILAVYLQIPLYAGYDIFSAIKGKYTTLPEKERLVWMQVQGRQKAIQQKCAINSSQEKNYSSSKAEDRWQNHISSIYARDLEITGSSEVLPTAGHSIENLGIRNRKIEAQIENWISLWE, via the coding sequence ATGAATCTTTTAGAATTAAGGCCAATTACAAATTCTTTATTAGCATGTAGTCTTTTAGGAATTGGTATCATTGGCGCTCTATTTATCCTTACTCTGATCGGGCGAACTAATCCTCCAAAACATCCAAATTTTTTTCGGTGGGCACATCGCATAACCGGGTACATATTTTTTGCCCTCTACCTATTCATTGCCACCATAATGTTTAAAAAGTTAGGAGAATTTAATTTTCTGCCACCAAAAGCTACTGTCCATGCTTATATTGGAATGTCTATTTTCGCAATGATAATCATCAAAATATGTATCGCCAGGTTCTACAGAAAATTTTATAGCAGCCTGCCGATTTACGGCATACTTATTATCCTTGCTGTTTATTTGCAAATCCCTCTCTATGCCGGGTATGATATATTTTCCGCAATTAAGGGCAAATATACTACCCTCCCAGAGAAGGAAAGGCTTGTATGGATGCAGGTACAAGGTAGACAAAAAGCCATCCAGCAAAAATGCGCCATCAATTCTTCTCAGGAAAAGAACTACTCCTCTTCTAAAGCAGAAGATAGATGGCAAAATCATATATCAAGCATATATGCAAGAGATCTAGAAATCACGGGTAGTTCTGAAGTATTGCCAACAGCGGGACATTCAATTGAAAATTTGGGAATTAGGAACAGGAAAATAGAGGCACAAATAGAAAACTGGATATCTTTATGGGAATAG
- a CDS encoding c-type cytochrome, translated as MNVADVTKYTFGYVFSLFFIVPAVQGDNLVQFFSGDYGPSPIISVNEQQEEIEEDEVAKKHAAHAKDIAKFPPIGPLPPAKIPADNPQTPAKIELGKKLFFDPRLSGNNWISCATCHNPALGFADGLPRFIGGPDSKEGGRHSPTIINCAYNEVQFWDGRAPTLEAQAIGPMQNPDEMFETLDNAVRKLSKLPDYVKAFQEVFGTGVTVDGIAKALAAFERTIIYANSPFDKYMQGDANAMNESAKRGMNLFNGKAECIICHNGPNFTDNKFHNIGVPAEGPIKEDLGRYNITKNESDKGAFKTPTLRNITDTAPYMHDGFFSTLFEVVLFYNAGGGRSENKSPHIHPLRLTPEEINDLIEFLKALTGEPVQVKYEMSPISYPNLPKSF; from the coding sequence ATGAACGTGGCAGATGTTACAAAATATACTTTCGGGTATGTTTTTTCTTTATTTTTCATAGTGCCGGCTGTTCAGGGCGATAATCTCGTGCAGTTTTTCTCTGGAGATTATGGACCATCTCCTATAATTTCTGTAAACGAACAACAAGAAGAAATCGAAGAAGATGAAGTCGCTAAAAAGCACGCAGCCCATGCTAAAGATATAGCGAAGTTCCCGCCCATAGGGCCTCTTCCACCGGCAAAAATACCTGCTGATAATCCCCAAACACCGGCAAAGATTGAATTAGGGAAAAAACTTTTTTTTGATCCTCGCCTTTCCGGAAATAATTGGATTAGTTGTGCTACGTGCCATAATCCTGCTCTGGGCTTTGCAGACGGATTGCCTAGATTCATAGGAGGACCTGACTCTAAGGAAGGCGGCCGACACTCTCCAACAATTATTAATTGTGCTTACAATGAAGTACAATTTTGGGATGGACGTGCCCCTACCCTGGAAGCACAAGCAATAGGCCCTATGCAAAACCCTGATGAAATGTTTGAAACCCTGGATAATGCCGTAAGAAAGCTCAGCAAGCTCCCTGATTATGTTAAAGCATTCCAAGAGGTCTTTGGTACCGGGGTAACTGTTGATGGTATAGCCAAGGCACTGGCAGCATTTGAACGCACAATAATCTATGCAAATTCTCCTTTTGATAAATATATGCAAGGCGATGCAAATGCCATGAATGAATCAGCCAAAAGAGGTATGAATCTGTTTAACGGCAAAGCAGAATGCATTATATGCCATAACGGACCTAATTTTACCGATAATAAATTTCACAATATTGGTGTACCGGCAGAAGGTCCGATTAAGGAAGATTTAGGACGGTATAACATTACAAAAAACGAATCTGATAAAGGGGCATTTAAGACGCCTACCTTGCGGAATATCACAGATACAGCTCCTTATATGCACGATGGATTTTTTTCAACATTATTTGAGGTGGTACTGTTTTACAATGCAGGCGGCGGAAGAAGCGAAAACAAGAGTCCTCACATCCACCCCTTACGGCTGACTCCTGAAGAAATCAATGACCTTATTGAATTCTTAAAAGCGCTAACCGGCGAGCCTGTTCAAGTTAAATATGAAATGTCACCCATTAGCTATCCCAATCTACCAAAGAGCTTTTAA
- a CDS encoding cysteine dioxygenase family protein, with product MDTLLKDFIDRLESLPDKPSLDTLKTCVLETDGRQLPIKEYTSFSDQGYKRNVVHVSGKCEIAVICFKKEQFTPIHDHGGSIGVTIVREGTMTEELFVKQPTGMIAPAFTRKYRKSELAYINTATIHRISNTHIDDLVTINIYFPPLTLMNLYNLENTQVEKWFADYSSLKGLIPR from the coding sequence ATGGATACCCTTTTAAAAGATTTTATCGATCGTCTGGAATCTTTGCCAGACAAACCATCTCTCGATACCTTGAAAACATGTGTATTAGAAACGGATGGAAGGCAATTACCGATTAAGGAATATACCAGTTTTTCAGACCAGGGATACAAAAGAAATGTTGTTCATGTAAGCGGCAAATGCGAGATTGCCGTTATCTGCTTTAAGAAAGAGCAGTTTACTCCAATACATGATCATGGTGGCTCTATCGGCGTCACGATTGTCCGGGAAGGCACCATGACAGAGGAGCTTTTCGTAAAGCAACCTACCGGTATGATCGCTCCTGCGTTTACCCGGAAGTATCGCAAAAGTGAATTGGCTTACATAAATACTGCAACCATTCATCGTATATCGAATACCCATATCGATGATCTGGTCACTATTAATATATATTTTCCACCGCTAACATTAATGAATCTCTATAATTTGGAAAATACTCAGGTAGAAAAATGGTTTGCCGATTACTCCAGTCTAAAGGGTCTAATTCCTCGTTGA